Proteins from a single region of Companilactobacillus farciminis KCTC 3681 = DSM 20184:
- a CDS encoding L-threonylcarbamoyladenylate synthase, protein METEILENTQIQEAADFLAKGQLVAFPTETVYGLGADATRPDVVKDVYAAKGRPSDNPLIVHVASPEMVWEYADNSYKPLAQKLMKAFWPGPLTIIMPIQPGKLSKAVTGGLTTAAFRMPNNLATLNLIKTFGKPIVGPSANTSGKPSPTLAKHVYHDLHGKIAAILDDGPTKLGVESTVIDLSVDIPTILRPGMIDSDDLLKVIDNVNSDHHKVTATEVPKAPGMKYKHYAPSAQVIIVDDVNDFPKAIAEYSQKDASLGVLATDAILKEVPKNITTYSLGDDVYSASKELFAGLRQLDVDHMDYILAQGFSDEGHGAAYSNRLNKSAGNAHYKN, encoded by the coding sequence TTGGAAACTGAGATACTAGAGAATACACAGATTCAAGAAGCTGCAGATTTCCTAGCTAAAGGACAATTAGTTGCCTTTCCAACTGAAACTGTCTATGGCCTAGGTGCTGACGCGACAAGACCTGATGTAGTCAAAGATGTCTATGCTGCTAAAGGACGTCCAAGCGACAATCCTTTGATCGTCCACGTTGCTAGTCCTGAAATGGTCTGGGAATATGCCGACAACAGCTACAAACCTTTGGCCCAAAAGCTAATGAAGGCTTTTTGGCCAGGTCCGTTGACAATCATTATGCCAATACAACCTGGAAAACTTTCTAAGGCAGTTACAGGGGGACTGACGACTGCTGCTTTTAGAATGCCTAACAACTTGGCAACTTTGAATCTTATTAAGACTTTTGGCAAACCAATTGTTGGCCCATCCGCCAATACAAGTGGCAAGCCTAGTCCAACTTTAGCAAAACATGTTTACCACGATTTACATGGTAAGATTGCAGCTATTTTGGATGATGGTCCTACTAAACTGGGAGTGGAATCGACCGTGATCGACTTATCTGTTGATATACCTACGATTTTACGTCCAGGAATGATTGACTCTGATGATTTATTAAAAGTCATCGACAATGTCAATTCGGATCACCATAAAGTAACTGCAACAGAAGTTCCAAAGGCACCAGGGATGAAGTACAAGCACTATGCACCAAGCGCTCAAGTCATTATTGTTGATGACGTCAACGATTTTCCAAAAGCGATTGCTGAATACAGTCAAAAAGATGCTTCATTAGGAGTTTTGGCCACCGATGCAATTCTGAAAGAAGTACCTAAAAACATCACTACTTATTCTTTGGGTGATGACGTTTATAGCGCTTCCAAAGAATTATTTGCAGGATTGCGTCAGTTGGATGTTGACCATATGGATTACATCTTGGCTCAAGGATTTTCTGATGAAGGTCACGGCGCTGCATACAGCAACCGTTTGAATAAATCAGCAGGCAATGCACATTACAAAAACTAA
- the atpA gene encoding F0F1 ATP synthase subunit alpha, whose product MSIKTEEISSLIKEQLKNYKNELSVDEVGTVTYVGDGIARANGLENAMASELLEFQDGTFGVAQNLESDDVGIIILGNYDKIREGDTVKRTGRIMEVPVGDEMIGRVVNSLGQPVDGLGEIKTDKTRPIESPAPGVMQRKSVFEPLQTGLKSVDSLVPIGRGQRELIIGDRKTGKTSIAIDTILNQKDEDMICIYVAIGQKESTIRAQVETLRKHGAMDYTIVVEAGPSQPAPMLYFAPYAGAAMGEYFMYNGKHVLIVYDDLSKQANAYREISLLLRRPPGREAYPGDVFYLHSRLLERAAKLSDALGGGSMTALPIVETQAGDVSAYIPTNVISITDGQIFLSSDMFHSGTRPAIDAGTSVSRVGGDAQIKAMKKVAGTLRLDLSSYHELESFAQFGSDLDEATKAKLDRGRRTEEVLKQPVHSPVSVQKQVLILFALTRGFLDKIDVDNIKEYETSLSEYFDANHADLLQTIKEKGTLPDEDKFKAAVKDFTENFLASKSGTDSDSKQAEK is encoded by the coding sequence ATGAGCATCAAAACTGAAGAGATTAGTTCACTGATCAAAGAACAGTTAAAGAACTATAAAAATGAACTCTCAGTTGATGAAGTAGGTACAGTTACATACGTCGGTGATGGTATTGCTCGTGCTAATGGCCTTGAAAATGCTATGGCAAGTGAATTGCTAGAATTCCAAGACGGTACTTTTGGTGTAGCTCAAAACCTTGAAAGTGATGATGTTGGTATCATCATTCTAGGTAATTACGATAAAATTCGTGAAGGCGATACTGTTAAGAGAACAGGTCGTATCATGGAAGTTCCAGTCGGAGACGAAATGATTGGACGTGTCGTAAATTCTTTGGGTCAACCAGTTGATGGACTTGGAGAAATCAAGACAGACAAGACAAGACCTATTGAATCACCTGCACCCGGTGTTATGCAACGTAAGTCAGTTTTTGAACCTCTACAAACAGGTTTGAAATCAGTTGACTCACTTGTTCCTATTGGTCGTGGTCAACGTGAGTTGATCATTGGTGACCGTAAAACTGGTAAAACATCAATTGCTATTGATACAATTCTTAATCAAAAAGATGAAGATATGATTTGTATCTATGTTGCGATTGGACAAAAGGAATCAACAATTAGAGCCCAAGTTGAAACTCTAAGAAAGCATGGCGCAATGGATTACACTATCGTTGTTGAAGCTGGTCCTAGTCAACCAGCACCTATGCTTTACTTTGCACCATATGCTGGTGCTGCAATGGGTGAATATTTCATGTATAACGGCAAGCATGTTTTGATCGTCTATGATGATTTAAGCAAGCAAGCTAATGCTTATCGTGAAATATCACTATTGCTTCGTAGACCACCTGGGCGTGAAGCATATCCCGGTGATGTTTTCTACTTGCACTCACGTTTGCTAGAACGTGCTGCTAAGTTGAGTGATGCTTTAGGTGGCGGTTCAATGACTGCTCTACCTATTGTTGAAACACAAGCCGGTGATGTGTCAGCCTATATTCCAACTAACGTAATTTCTATCACTGATGGACAGATTTTCTTGAGTAGTGATATGTTCCACTCAGGTACACGTCCAGCTATTGATGCTGGTACTTCTGTTTCTCGTGTTGGTGGGGATGCCCAAATTAAGGCTATGAAGAAAGTTGCTGGTACTTTACGTCTAGATCTTTCTTCATATCACGAATTGGAATCATTCGCTCAATTCGGTTCAGATCTTGATGAAGCTACAAAGGCAAAACTAGATCGTGGTCGTCGTACAGAAGAAGTTCTAAAACAACCTGTACACTCACCCGTATCTGTTCAAAAACAAGTTTTGATTTTGTTTGCTTTGACAAGAGGATTCTTGGATAAGATCGATGTAGATAATATTAAAGAATATGAAACTTCACTTTCTGAATATTTCGATGCAAACCATGCAGATCTTTTACAAACAATCAAAGAAAAAGGTACATTGCCTGACGAAGATAAGTTTAAAGCTGCTGTAAAAGACTTTACAGAAAACTTCTTAGCTTCAAAATCAGGAACAGATTCAGATAGCAAGCAAGCAGAAAAATAA
- the atpE gene encoding F0F1 ATP synthase subunit C, whose product MKDIAAALAAGIAALGASIGNGLVISKTLEGMARQPEVADKLRGTMFIGVGLIEAVPIIAIAIAFVILFV is encoded by the coding sequence ATGAAGGATATTGCGGCAGCTCTTGCAGCTGGTATCGCTGCTCTTGGAGCATCAATCGGTAACGGACTTGTTATTTCAAAAACTCTTGAAGGTATGGCTCGTCAACCAGAAGTAGCTGATAAATTAAGAGGAACAATGTTCATTGGTGTTGGTCTTATCGAAGCTGTTCCTATCATTGCCATTGCTATTGCGTTCGTTATTCTTTTCGTTTAA
- the atpB gene encoding F0F1 ATP synthase subunit A has translation MDDKYKFIDFLGLRFNVANDLSVLVSAVLVFILVFALSRKVTMRPGKAQNVLEWMIDFTNGIVKSAMPDGSGKQFNLYAFVLFLFIFVSNQLGLFFQLKIGGFTYVKSPTSNPLITMGLATVSLLLSHYYAVKKFGFGGYLSNYARPVKFLLPINLLEEFTNFLTLSLRLYGNIFAGEVLLALIGTVAKSLGAVTFIGAMPLAMIWQGFSVFIGAIQAYVFTTLSMVYISRKMEQE, from the coding sequence TTGGATGATAAGTATAAGTTTATTGATTTCTTAGGCTTAAGATTCAATGTTGCAAATGACTTGTCAGTGCTTGTCTCTGCAGTCCTTGTTTTCATTTTGGTGTTTGCATTATCTCGTAAAGTCACAATGAGACCAGGTAAAGCACAGAATGTACTTGAATGGATGATTGATTTTACTAATGGTATTGTAAAATCGGCAATGCCAGATGGTTCAGGTAAACAGTTCAATCTTTACGCGTTTGTATTATTCCTATTTATTTTCGTTTCTAACCAATTAGGATTATTCTTCCAACTAAAGATTGGCGGTTTCACATATGTTAAGTCACCAACATCTAATCCTTTGATTACAATGGGACTTGCGACGGTTTCATTGTTACTTTCACACTATTATGCTGTGAAAAAGTTCGGATTTGGTGGTTATTTATCCAATTATGCGAGACCGGTAAAGTTTTTACTACCAATTAACCTTCTGGAAGAATTTACCAACTTCCTAACATTGTCACTACGTCTTTACGGTAATATTTTTGCCGGTGAAGTACTTCTTGCACTTATTGGAACTGTTGCAAAGAGTCTTGGCGCTGTGACATTTATTGGCGCAATGCCATTAGCCATGATTTGGCAAGGCTTTTCTGTATTTATTGGAGCCATCCAAGCGTACGTATTTACCACATTGTCTATGGTTTATATTTCACGTAAAATGGAACAAGAATAA
- a CDS encoding F0F1 ATP synthase subunit gamma, whose amino-acid sequence MAESLMDIKRRISSTKKTGQITKAMQMVSGAKLSRIEKKSIAYQLYEKKVEDIVRHLKAADVFKELSVADDSDDPLSLNSLLKVREVKKTAYVVITSDRGLVGGYNSNILKAMMELFETKYHGDQSKFTIISLGATGTEFFKARGYDVSYEYRGLPDIPTVKDITPIMKTILQMYQAELFDEIDICHNHHVNSLVSEFTNQKLLPLADPDDVTPEEQQVATEYITEPNPKAVLSAIVPQYIECLVLGAMMDAKTAEHAASVTAMKSASDNADDLISSLSLHYNRARQAQITTEITEIIGGAAALE is encoded by the coding sequence ATGGCTGAGTCCCTTATGGATATTAAAAGAAGAATTTCTTCTACTAAGAAAACCGGTCAAATCACAAAGGCCATGCAAATGGTATCTGGTGCTAAACTCTCTCGTATTGAAAAGAAATCTATTGCTTATCAATTGTATGAAAAAAAGGTTGAAGATATTGTTAGACATTTGAAAGCAGCTGATGTTTTCAAAGAATTGTCAGTCGCTGATGATTCCGATGATCCATTGAGTCTAAACAGTCTTTTAAAAGTTCGTGAAGTCAAAAAGACCGCCTACGTTGTTATTACTAGTGACCGTGGTCTTGTTGGTGGATACAATAGTAATATTTTGAAAGCTATGATGGAGTTGTTTGAAACAAAATATCATGGTGATCAAAGCAAGTTTACTATCATTTCCTTAGGTGCTACTGGAACAGAATTCTTCAAAGCACGTGGATATGACGTATCGTATGAATATCGTGGTTTACCTGATATTCCAACAGTTAAAGATATCACTCCAATCATGAAGACGATTCTACAAATGTATCAAGCAGAATTGTTCGATGAAATTGATATTTGTCATAATCATCACGTGAACTCATTAGTTTCTGAATTTACTAATCAAAAACTTTTGCCTTTGGCTGATCCTGATGACGTTACACCAGAAGAACAACAAGTTGCGACTGAATACATCACAGAACCAAACCCTAAAGCAGTTCTATCTGCAATTGTGCCTCAATATATTGAGTGTTTAGTTTTAGGAGCAATGATGGATGCAAAAACAGCAGAGCATGCCGCTTCTGTAACAGCTATGAAGAGTGCCAGTGATAATGCTGATGATCTTATTTCAAGTTTGTCACTACATTATAACCGTGCTCGTCAGGCTCAAATCACAACAGAGATCACCGAAATTATCGGTGGTGCTGCTGCACTTGAATAG
- the prfA gene encoding peptide chain release factor 1, giving the protein MDKIFEQLETLLERYQELQELMSDPEVINDTKRYMAYSKEEADMREVVAAFKHYKELKQSISDSDEILRETDDPEMEAMAKDELESSKKEIDEVEHQITLLMLPKDPNDDKNIIMEIRGAAGGDEASLFAADLLTMYSKYAEKQGWNFDIIDETDTEVGGYKDVAVMITGTKVYSKLKFENGAHRVQRIPSTESQGRVHTSTATVAVMPEYDEVDIDIDPKDIRTDVYRSSGAGGQHINKTSSAVRMTHLPTGIVVAMQDQRSQQQNRQKAMQILKSRVYDYYESQNQSEYDEQRKSAVGTGDRSERIRTYNYPQNRVTDHRIGLSLNKLDRIMNGELEEIIDALIVHDQAQKLEQIQSGEAKLF; this is encoded by the coding sequence TTGGATAAAATATTTGAACAACTAGAAACATTGCTTGAAAGATATCAAGAACTTCAAGAATTAATGAGTGATCCTGAAGTTATCAACGATACAAAGCGTTATATGGCTTACTCAAAAGAAGAAGCTGACATGCGTGAAGTTGTCGCTGCTTTCAAGCACTACAAAGAATTGAAACAAAGTATCAGTGACAGTGACGAGATTCTTCGTGAAACTGATGATCCAGAAATGGAAGCAATGGCAAAAGATGAATTAGAAAGTTCCAAGAAAGAAATTGATGAAGTTGAACATCAAATTACTTTGTTGATGCTTCCTAAAGATCCTAATGATGATAAGAATATTATCATGGAAATTCGTGGTGCCGCTGGTGGTGACGAAGCTAGTTTGTTTGCAGCTGATTTATTGACTATGTACAGTAAATACGCTGAAAAACAAGGCTGGAACTTTGACATCATTGATGAAACTGACACTGAAGTCGGTGGCTACAAGGATGTTGCCGTAATGATCACCGGAACGAAAGTTTACTCAAAGCTTAAGTTTGAAAATGGTGCTCACCGTGTACAACGTATTCCTTCAACTGAATCACAAGGCCGTGTTCACACATCAACTGCTACTGTAGCGGTTATGCCTGAATACGACGAAGTAGATATTGATATTGATCCAAAAGACATTAGAACCGATGTTTATCGTTCATCTGGTGCCGGTGGTCAGCATATCAATAAAACTTCATCTGCCGTCCGTATGACTCACTTGCCAACAGGTATCGTTGTTGCTATGCAAGATCAACGTTCACAACAACAAAACCGTCAAAAAGCAATGCAAATTTTGAAGTCTCGTGTTTATGATTACTATGAATCACAAAATCAAAGTGAATACGATGAACAACGTAAATCTGCTGTTGGTACTGGTGACCGTTCTGAACGTATTAGAACCTACAATTATCCACAAAACCGTGTTACCGATCACCGAATCGGTCTATCTTTGAATAAACTTGACCGTATTATGAATGGTGAACTAGAAGAAATAATTGATGCCTTGATCGTTCATGACCAAGCTCAAAAGTTGGAGCAAATTCAAAGTGGAGAAGCTAAGCTATTCTAA
- the upp gene encoding uracil phosphoribosyltransferase yields the protein MSKFTVLNHPLIQHKLTIIRNKHTGTKVFREVANEIGELMVYEITRDLPLKDVEVETPMGKSTQKVLAGKKLAVIPILRAGLGMVDGVLELIPAAKVGHIGMYRDEKTLKPHEYFVKLPSDIDQRELFIVDPMLATGGSANMAIDALKKRGAKHMRLVVLVAAPEGVKAVQDEHPDVDIYAASLDEKITDSGYIFPGLGDAGDRLFGTK from the coding sequence ATGTCTAAATTTACAGTATTGAACCACCCATTGATCCAACACAAACTTACAATTATCCGTAACAAGCACACAGGTACAAAGGTATTCCGTGAAGTTGCCAATGAAATTGGTGAATTAATGGTTTATGAAATTACTCGTGACTTGCCACTAAAGGATGTTGAAGTTGAAACACCAATGGGCAAATCTACACAAAAGGTGCTTGCCGGTAAGAAATTAGCAGTTATTCCTATTTTGCGTGCTGGTTTAGGAATGGTTGACGGAGTACTAGAATTGATCCCAGCTGCCAAGGTTGGTCACATTGGTATGTACCGTGATGAAAAAACATTGAAACCACATGAATATTTTGTAAAGCTACCTAGCGATATCGACCAACGTGAATTGTTCATCGTTGATCCAATGCTTGCTACTGGTGGTTCTGCAAATATGGCCATCGACGCTTTGAAGAAACGTGGTGCTAAGCACATGCGTTTAGTAGTCCTAGTTGCTGCCCCAGAAGGTGTTAAGGCAGTTCAAGACGAACATCCAGACGTTGATATCTATGCTGCTTCACTAGATGAGAAGATTACAGACAGTGGTTATATTTTCCCAGGTTTAGGCGATGCCGGAGACAGATTATTTGGGACAAAATAA
- a CDS encoding thymidine kinase, which yields MAQLFFKYGAMNSGKSIEILKVAHNYEEQGKSVILMTSILDTRSGHGKIVSRMGLNRDAIALKDDSNVFEIVKEKNPNAACVLIDECEFMTKDQVLQATQVVDDLGIPVMTFGLKNDFKNELFEGTKYLLLYADKLEEMKTICWFCTKKATMNMRMANGKPVYDGEQISIGGNEMYYPVCRRHYNHPPMLDEN from the coding sequence TTGGCTCAATTATTTTTTAAATATGGTGCTATGAATAGTGGAAAATCGATTGAGATTTTGAAGGTAGCCCATAACTACGAAGAACAAGGTAAATCAGTTATCTTAATGACTAGTATTTTGGACACTCGCTCAGGACATGGAAAAATCGTAAGTCGCATGGGATTAAATCGTGATGCAATTGCTTTAAAAGACGATTCAAACGTTTTTGAAATTGTTAAAGAAAAAAATCCTAACGCAGCTTGTGTATTGATCGATGAATGTGAGTTTATGACTAAGGACCAAGTCTTACAAGCAACTCAAGTCGTCGATGACTTAGGGATTCCAGTTATGACATTTGGTTTAAAGAATGATTTTAAGAACGAATTATTCGAAGGAACGAAATATCTTCTTTTGTATGCAGATAAGTTGGAAGAAATGAAGACAATTTGCTGGTTCTGTACAAAAAAAGCTACAATGAATATGCGTATGGCTAATGGTAAACCAGTTTATGATGGCGAACAGATTTCAATTGGTGGTAATGAAATGTACTATCCAGTTTGCCGTCGTCACTATAACCATCCTCCAATGCTTGATGAAAACTAA
- the prmC gene encoding peptide chain release factor N(5)-glutamine methyltransferase, translating to MTKLKSWSKFKVEKLSYSNALKRAFSMLKSQNKFPEDAQYLMEELSGFNYTQLQLHRNEEVPNDIMHKFRDGLLRLGMDEPVQYILGYAYFMNRNFSVNENVLIPRNDTEEMVQQIIDDHPKKNLSICDIGTGSGIIAITLGIEFPEDDILATDISKEALQVAQLNADNYQTNNVFFKQSDLFKKIDPQKFDVVVSNPPYIAEDEKKDMDQSVIKFEPDLALYGKDNGLEFYENITQQIDNYLSDDGILYMEFGFRQKNAIKAIFRDNLPNYVVEFHKDISGNYRYLKAKKEM from the coding sequence ATGACCAAGCTCAAAAGTTGGAGCAAATTCAAAGTGGAGAAGCTAAGCTATTCTAACGCCCTGAAAAGGGCTTTTTCTATGTTAAAGAGCCAAAATAAGTTTCCAGAAGATGCACAATACTTAATGGAAGAATTAAGTGGCTTTAACTATACCCAATTGCAGCTGCACCGAAATGAAGAAGTGCCAAATGACATTATGCATAAATTTCGTGACGGTTTATTGCGACTAGGGATGGATGAACCTGTGCAATACATTCTGGGATACGCATATTTTATGAATCGTAATTTTTCTGTTAATGAGAATGTATTGATTCCAAGAAATGATACCGAAGAAATGGTCCAACAAATTATCGATGACCACCCAAAGAAGAACTTATCGATTTGTGATATTGGAACAGGTTCTGGGATTATTGCGATAACTTTAGGAATTGAATTTCCTGAGGACGATATTTTGGCGACTGATATTTCAAAAGAAGCTCTACAAGTGGCACAATTGAATGCCGATAACTACCAGACGAACAACGTTTTTTTCAAGCAGAGCGACCTGTTCAAAAAGATTGATCCGCAAAAATTTGACGTTGTCGTGTCTAATCCTCCATACATTGCTGAAGACGAGAAAAAAGATATGGATCAAAGCGTTATTAAATTTGAACCGGATTTGGCTTTATATGGAAAGGATAATGGGTTAGAATTCTATGAGAATATTACGCAACAGATCGATAATTATCTTTCTGATGATGGTATTTTGTACATGGAATTCGGTTTTCGACAAAAAAACGCAATAAAAGCGATTTTTCGTGATAATTTACCTAATTATGTTGTAGAATTTCATAAAGATATAAGTGGGAATTACCGATATCTAAAAGCTAAAAAGGAGATGTAG
- a CDS encoding Mur ligase family protein, giving the protein MTFKSSIATITGKTSYFILSKFFNGGSSYPGKIAYKIDPDILKSLGKDYDLIVVTGTNGKTLTTSLINKMLIQKYNDVLTNPTGSNMIQGIVTSFVTHHKTSKKPLAVLEVDEANVPIICKYIKPKYFVLTNIFRDQMDRYGEIYTTYQKIVDGIKMAPDATVIANGDASIFSSKDLPNKFIYYGFSDKGHENEDFKAPTNTDGVLCPKCNHIIHYHMISYANLGSYFCPNCGFKRHELKYQVTGISTLLPNKTEFEIDGNKFTMNIGGKYNVYNALAAYAVASEMGISVEQMQKAFAYDEKVFGRQETINVDGKDVNIILVKNPVGLNQVIETVLSDKDPYTLAFLLNANYADGIDTSWIWDANFEDFDYDKLPLVITGGKRVKDVTYRFKIAGLDMKKNKETVEIEDFVKEIPNIPTDKIYVLATYTAMLSLRKNLMEKGYIKQK; this is encoded by the coding sequence ATGACATTTAAATCAAGTATAGCAACAATTACAGGTAAAACATCATATTTTATTTTGAGCAAATTTTTTAACGGTGGTTCTTCATATCCCGGAAAAATTGCTTATAAAATTGATCCAGATATTTTGAAAAGTCTTGGTAAGGACTACGATTTGATTGTCGTCACAGGTACAAACGGGAAAACTTTGACAACTTCTTTGATCAATAAGATGTTGATTCAAAAATATAACGACGTCTTGACTAATCCAACTGGCTCCAACATGATCCAAGGAATCGTTACTAGTTTCGTTACTCACCACAAAACTAGCAAGAAACCTTTGGCAGTTTTGGAAGTCGACGAAGCTAACGTCCCTATCATTTGTAAATATATCAAACCAAAATATTTCGTTTTAACTAACATTTTCCGTGACCAAATGGACCGTTACGGCGAAATTTACACTACTTATCAAAAAATCGTCGATGGTATCAAAATGGCACCAGATGCTACAGTTATCGCTAATGGTGACGCCTCTATCTTCTCTTCTAAAGACTTACCTAACAAGTTCATCTACTACGGTTTCAGCGACAAGGGGCATGAAAATGAAGACTTCAAAGCACCAACTAATACTGATGGTGTCTTGTGTCCTAAATGTAACCACATCATTCATTACCACATGATTTCTTACGCTAACCTTGGTAGTTACTTCTGTCCTAACTGTGGTTTCAAGCGTCACGAATTGAAATATCAAGTTACTGGCATCTCAACTTTGCTCCCTAACAAGACAGAATTTGAAATTGATGGCAATAAATTCACGATGAATATCGGTGGAAAGTACAACGTCTACAACGCCTTGGCTGCCTACGCAGTAGCTTCAGAAATGGGTATCAGCGTTGAACAAATGCAAAAAGCCTTTGCTTACGATGAAAAAGTCTTTGGACGTCAAGAAACTATTAACGTTGATGGCAAAGACGTCAATATCATCTTAGTTAAAAATCCTGTTGGTCTAAACCAAGTTATCGAGACTGTTCTCAGTGACAAAGATCCTTATACGTTGGCCTTCTTATTGAATGCTAACTACGCTGACGGTATCGATACTAGTTGGATCTGGGACGCTAACTTCGAAGACTTTGACTACGATAAGTTGCCATTAGTTATTACTGGTGGCAAGCGTGTCAAAGATGTTACTTATCGTTTCAAGATTGCCGGTTTGGATATGAAAAAAAATAAAGAAACCGTTGAAATTGAAGACTTCGTTAAAGAAATACCAAACATCCCAACGGACAAAATTTACGTCCTAGCAACTTATACAGCTATGCTCAGTTTACGTAAGAATTTAATGGAAAAAGGATACATCAAGCAAAAATAA
- the atpH gene encoding ATP synthase F1 subunit delta produces the protein MKLSKYQVGKRYSKALFEVAEEQNSIEEILEDLKSLKKVYEENPSLSFALAGRSISRTEKIKILDTLKSQFGELMQDFLGLVFDNGRMDCVTDIADAFIEKYDAVNGIVEATVKTAVDLDEAQISHLESVIKERFSVNKVNLTKIVDPTIIGGVIIRVGDQVIDGSVVKRFNDIKKTLLVNN, from the coding sequence ATGAAACTAAGTAAATATCAAGTGGGAAAGCGATACAGTAAGGCACTTTTTGAAGTAGCTGAAGAACAAAATTCCATAGAAGAAATACTTGAAGACTTGAAGTCTTTAAAAAAGGTCTATGAAGAAAATCCTAGCTTGAGCTTTGCTCTTGCGGGACGTTCTATTTCTCGCACTGAAAAAATCAAAATTTTGGATACATTGAAGAGCCAATTTGGTGAATTGATGCAAGATTTCTTAGGATTAGTTTTTGACAACGGCCGTATGGACTGTGTGACAGATATTGCTGATGCATTTATTGAAAAATATGATGCAGTAAACGGTATTGTTGAAGCAACAGTTAAAACAGCGGTCGATTTGGATGAAGCACAAATCAGTCATCTTGAATCCGTAATTAAAGAGAGATTTTCAGTAAATAAAGTAAATTTAACGAAAATAGTTGATCCTACTATCATCGGTGGCGTTATAATCCGTGTTGGAGATCAAGTTATCGATGGTAGTGTTGTTAAGAGATTTAATGACATCAAGAAGACGCTATTGGTTAATAATTAA
- the atpF gene encoding F0F1 ATP synthase subunit B, with the protein MLAGLLVLGAGQVALGDMLFILISFIILALLVKHFAWGPVTKMMDARSEKITGDLDYADQERTRAKKLAEEREGALKNSRAEAVEIVNKAKESGETQKKSIVSDAHSEAEELRQRAKSDAAKAKQDALSDAQNDIANLSLEIASKVISKELNADDQKSLIDSYIKELTVNETK; encoded by the coding sequence ATATTGGCAGGTTTATTAGTTCTCGGAGCTGGTCAAGTAGCTTTGGGTGACATGCTTTTCATTCTTATTTCTTTCATCATTTTGGCACTCTTAGTAAAACATTTTGCTTGGGGTCCTGTTACAAAGATGATGGATGCCAGATCTGAAAAGATCACTGGCGATCTTGATTATGCGGATCAGGAACGCACACGTGCTAAAAAGTTGGCTGAAGAACGTGAAGGAGCTCTTAAAAACTCACGTGCAGAAGCAGTTGAAATTGTTAATAAAGCAAAGGAAAGCGGTGAGACTCAAAAGAAGTCTATCGTATCCGATGCTCATAGCGAAGCTGAAGAATTAAGACAAAGAGCTAAATCTGATGCAGCAAAAGCTAAACAAGATGCGTTGTCAGATGCTCAAAATGACATTGCAAACTTGTCTTTGGAAATTGCTTCAAAAGTTATTTCTAAAGAGCTTAATGCAGACGATCAAAAGTCACTAATCGACTCTTATATTAAGGAGTTGACGGTAAATGAAACTAAGTAA